A single window of Paroedura picta isolate Pp20150507F chromosome 8, Ppicta_v3.0, whole genome shotgun sequence DNA harbors:
- the LSG1 gene encoding large subunit GTPase 1 homolog, translating into MGKKKAAGLGRALLRDRRQGRGGPRRNAAAAAEGWLHTSELHDGYDWSRLNVQSITEQSSLEEFLATAELAGTEFVAGEKLNIRLVPAEAQTGLLTAKETEEIHELHEQNKQFLRIPRRPSWDKQTSPAVLNQAERDSFLEWRRQLACLEEEQKLILTPFERNLEFWRQLWRVLERSDVVVQIVDARNPLLFRCPDLEHYVKELSPEKETLLLLNKADFLSEAQRSAWAHFFKGEGVTAVFWSALAEGQRLGLASKAGELLALDAGLASQTEEQPWPERPTSPSRLLEESSSEEQESSTDEDSGEYQDCEEEAWLTCSEEEQVAESQDPAGPCWESRTGCAKAAGLGVQQSRTLLNSSRLVQREELLEILRTVHTGKKIKEGEVTVGLVGYPNVGKSSTINTILGRKKVSVSATPGHTKHFQTLYVGPGLCLCDCPGLVLPSFVATKAEMVCSGILPIDQMRDHIPPVSLVCQRIPRHVLEVTYGINIVRPREDEAPSRPPTSEELLTAYGCMRGFMTDHGRPDQPRSARYILKDYVAGKLLYCHPPPGTDPEAFQIHHRRGASGPPGQPWAEMPAIRNAKAWQIENTVDAFFHQENARALMRGTRSSLGARGGTVPPGHLAEASQGKPWKKHGNKNKKEKIRRLTKHLDA; encoded by the exons ATGGGCAAGAAGAAGGCGGCCGGGCTGGGCCGCGCGCTCCTCCGGGACCGCCGCCAGGGCCGAGGGGGGCCCCGCCgcaacgccgccgccgccgccgagggatGG CTCCACACGAGCGAGTTGCACGATGGCTACGACTGGAGCCGCCTCAACGTCCAGTCCATCACCGAgcagagctccttggaagaattcCTGGCCACGGCTGAGCTGGCCGGCACCGAATTTGTGGCCGGTGA AAAACTGAATATCAGGCTTGTTCCTGCTGAAGCTCAGACTGGCCTGTTGACAGCCAAGGAGACCGAAGAGATCCATGAGCTGCATGAGCAGAACAAGCAGTTCCTGCGTATCCCACGACG GCCCTCTTGGGACAAGCAAACCAGCCCTGCAGTGTTGAACCAAGCAGAAAGAGACAGCTTCCTGGAATGGAGACGGCAGCTTGCCTG TTTAGAGGAAGAACAGAAGCTCATTTTGACTCCATTTGAACGAAATTTGGAATTTTGGAGGCAGCTTTGGCGAGTTCTTGAAAGAAG CGACGTGGTGGTGCAGATCGTGGATGCCCGGAACCCCCTCCTCTTCAGGTGCCCTGACTTG GAGCATTATGTGAAGGAGTTGAGCCCCGAGAAGgagaccctcctcctcctcaacaaGGCCGACTTCTTGAGCGAAGCGCAGCGGTCTGCCTGGGCGCACTTCTTCAAGGGTGAAGGGGTGACAGCGGTCTTCTGGTCAGCTTTGGCGGAGGGACAGCGGCTGGGATTGGCCTCCAAG GCTGGAGAATTGCTTGCTCTGGACGCTGGGCTGGCCAGCCAGACGGAAGAGCAGCCCTGGCCCGAGAGACCCACCTCTCCCTCACGTCTGCTGGAGGAGAGCAGCTCGGAAGAGCAGGAGAGCAGCACAGACGAGGACAGCGGAGAGTACCAGGACTGTGAAGAGGAGGCTTGGCTGACCTGCTCGGAGGAGGAGCAGGTGGCAGAGAGCCAGGATCCTGCTGGGCCCTGCTGGGAAAGCAGGACGGGCTGTGCCAAGGCTGCCGGCCTAGGAGTCCAGCAGAGCCGGACCCTCCTAAACAGCAGCCGACTCGTGCAGAGGGAAGAACTGCTGGAGATACTCCGAACGGTGCACACTGGGAAGAAGATCAAAGAGGGCGAGGTCACTGTGGGGCTG GTGGGCTATCCCAATGTGGGGAAGAGTTCGACCATCAACACCATCTTGGGGAGGAAGAAGGTCTCTGTGTCTGCCACGCCGGGTCACACAAAGCATTTCCAG ACCCTGTACGTGGGGCCCGGCCTCTGCCTCTGCGACTGCCCCGGCCTTGTCCTCCCGTCCTTTGTGGCCACCAAGGCAGAGATGGTGTGCAGCGGGATCTTGCCCATAGACCAGATGCGAGATCACATCCCCCCTGTCTCTCTG GTCTGCCAGCGGATCCCACGACACGTCTTGGAGGTGACCTACGGCATAAACATTGTCCGGCCCCGAGAGGATGAGGCGCCCAGTCGGCCGCCAACATCAGAGGAGCTCCTGACGGCCTACGGAT gcATGAGAGGCTTCATGACAGATCACGGGCGGCCAGACCAGCCCCGCTCGGCCCGCTACATCCTGAAGGATTACGTTGCT ggGAAGCTGCTGTACTGCCACCCCCCTCCTGGGACCGATCCCGAGGCTTTCCAGATCCATCACAGAAGGGGTGCTTCAGGGCCACCGGGGCAGCCCTGGGCGGAGATGCCAGCCATCCGGAACGCGAAGGCCTGGCAGATTGAAAACACGGTGGACGCCTTCTTCCATCAG